Proteins from a single region of Vicinamibacterales bacterium:
- a CDS encoding sulfite exporter TauE/SafE family protein — protein sequence MLAAAILPGLLIGAALGLLGGGGSVLTVPIFVYVLGFPPKEAIAMSLAVVGATSAFGTASHWRAGNVNVRVALGFGAVAMLGTLFGVRIARLVPGATQLFVFAAVMLAAAAFMLRGGVRETDHRVIGRSGDRVIGRSGDRVIGRSGDRVIGRSGDRVIGESGDRAIGRAASVRTIVPAGLLVGALTGIVGVGGGFLIVPALVLMRLSVRQAVGTSLLVITGTCIVGLVGYLGHVRLDWTAVALVAAGTLPGIAAGSYVHRFVPQSALRRGFAAFLVIIAAFILLENLGPLSAVSRGR from the coding sequence GTGCTCGCGGCTGCGATCCTTCCGGGGCTGCTGATTGGTGCCGCGCTCGGCCTGCTGGGGGGCGGCGGTTCTGTTCTGACGGTGCCGATCTTCGTCTACGTGCTCGGCTTTCCTCCGAAGGAGGCGATCGCGATGAGCCTCGCCGTGGTGGGCGCGACCAGCGCGTTCGGCACGGCGAGCCACTGGCGCGCGGGCAACGTCAACGTGCGCGTGGCGCTCGGCTTCGGCGCGGTCGCCATGCTCGGCACGCTGTTCGGCGTGAGGATCGCTCGCCTCGTTCCCGGAGCCACGCAGTTGTTCGTCTTCGCCGCCGTGATGCTGGCCGCGGCCGCGTTCATGCTCCGCGGCGGCGTGAGGGAAACGGATCATCGGGTGATCGGGCGATCGGGTGATCGGGTGATCGGGCGATCGGGTGATCGGGTGATCGGACGATCGGGTGATCGGGTGATCGGGCGATCGGGTGATCGGGTGATCGGGGAATCGGGTGATCGGGCGATCGGGCGCGCGGCATCCGTGCGGACGATCGTCCCGGCAGGGCTGCTGGTCGGAGCGCTCACCGGGATTGTGGGGGTCGGGGGCGGGTTCCTCATCGTGCCGGCGCTGGTGCTGATGCGTCTTTCCGTCCGTCAGGCGGTCGGTACCTCGCTCCTCGTCATCACCGGCACCTGCATCGTCGGGCTCGTGGGATATCTCGGCCATGTCAGGCTGGATTGGACGGCCGTGGCGCTGGTGGCGGCCGGCACGCTGCCGGGCATCGCCGCCGGCAGCTACGTCCATCGATTCGTGCCGCAATCGGCCCTCAGGCGAGGATTCGCGGCGTTCCTCGTCATCATCGCCGCGTTCATTCTCCTCGAGAACCTGGGCCCGCTCTCAGCAGTGTCGCGCGGCCGCTAG
- a CDS encoding BamA/TamA family outer membrane protein, with protein sequence MAGHATSAMPTVPGCRSRVAAATLLMTVVSFPVLAQEAPAPVTPQAPSLFSEPAPITAATDFVNRFLESDSGNAKEGFYPKVGKMIAGAGWLSVGPGYRERFLNGRAVFDTFAQVSWRGYVRADASLEFPLLLNGKLAVGTETLWQDSKQVSYFGLGPDSREDLRSQYRLETTNVVGYARYRPEHWLALSGSFGWLDGPSVSSATGAFKRDYLDAQTTFPNDPAMIVTKAPQFLHAEVAITTDTRDHPGHPTRGSVYRAAAAAYSDRTLDAYSFRRYEIEGEQFIPLLSDRWIIALHAWGVASDTSAGHAVPFYMTPGLGGSNTLRGYASYRFHDRHLLLATVESRWPLFEHMDLAMFVDSGTVAARVRDLGFDKTGYGVGLRVHSHTSTTARFDVAHGGEGWRFMLRLNDPFRLSRLARWTAAIPFIP encoded by the coding sequence ATGGCTGGACACGCCACGTCTGCAATGCCGACTGTCCCCGGGTGCCGCTCACGAGTCGCCGCGGCGACGCTTCTGATGACGGTGGTCTCGTTTCCCGTTCTGGCCCAGGAAGCGCCCGCGCCCGTGACGCCGCAAGCTCCCTCCCTCTTCAGCGAACCCGCGCCGATCACCGCTGCAACCGACTTCGTGAACCGCTTCCTCGAAAGCGACTCGGGGAACGCAAAGGAAGGGTTCTATCCCAAGGTCGGGAAGATGATCGCCGGCGCCGGCTGGCTTTCGGTTGGTCCTGGCTACCGCGAACGCTTCCTGAATGGCCGCGCGGTGTTCGATACCTTCGCGCAGGTCTCCTGGCGCGGCTATGTCAGGGCCGACGCGAGCCTCGAATTCCCGCTGTTGCTGAACGGGAAACTGGCGGTCGGAACGGAGACGCTCTGGCAGGACTCGAAGCAGGTGAGCTACTTCGGCCTTGGTCCGGATTCCCGTGAAGACCTGCGCAGCCAGTACCGCCTCGAGACGACGAATGTGGTCGGGTATGCGCGCTATCGCCCTGAGCACTGGCTGGCGCTGTCGGGCAGCTTCGGATGGCTCGACGGGCCGTCGGTGTCGTCGGCCACCGGCGCGTTCAAGCGCGACTATCTCGACGCGCAGACCACGTTCCCGAACGACCCGGCGATGATCGTGACGAAGGCGCCGCAATTCCTCCATGCCGAGGTGGCGATCACTACGGACACGCGAGACCATCCCGGACACCCGACCCGGGGAAGCGTGTATCGCGCCGCCGCCGCCGCCTACTCGGATCGCACGCTGGACGCGTACAGCTTCCGCCGCTACGAGATCGAGGGGGAGCAGTTCATCCCGCTGTTGAGCGACCGGTGGATCATCGCGCTGCACGCGTGGGGTGTGGCGTCGGATACGTCAGCCGGTCACGCGGTCCCGTTCTACATGACGCCCGGCCTCGGCGGCTCGAACACCCTCCGCGGCTATGCCAGCTACCGCTTCCACGATCGGCACCTGCTGCTGGCGACCGTCGAATCCCGATGGCCGCTCTTCGAGCACATGGACCTGGCGATGTTCGTCGACTCGGGCACCGTGGCCGCGCGCGTGCGCGACCTCGGCTTCGACAAGACCGGGTACGGCGTCGGCCTGCGAGTACACTCGCACACGTCGACGACGGCACGCTTCGACGTCGCGCACGGCGGCGAAGGCTGGCGCTTCATGCTGCGGCTGAACGACCCGTTCAGGCTGTCGCGGCTGGCGCGCTGGACTGCGGCGATTCCGTTCATCCCCTGA
- a CDS encoding AcvB/VirJ family lysyl-phosphatidylglycerol hydrolase, with the protein MAVSAGRRFGSTSTTEAARVNVKLMLLCASIVTATIGPAGPAWPQSRQTVEIRGHQQPLHIYGSPQGAPVIVSSGDGGWIHLAPHVAETLAARGFYVVGFDAKIYLSSFTSERSTLRPEDEPADYRVLTDFATKATGKRPILIGVSEGAGLSVLAATDPDTRRGIAGVIGLGLPDVNELGWRWKDSLIYLTHRAPDEPSFSAAAVVTRVAPLPLAAIHSTRDEFVPVSEVERVLKAAHEPKRLWIVNASNHRFSDNLGDFDRTLLEAVAWVYAHAPR; encoded by the coding sequence GTGGCAGTATCTGCCGGACGCCGCTTCGGGAGCACGAGCACGACCGAGGCGGCACGGGTCAACGTGAAACTGATGCTCCTCTGTGCGTCGATCGTGACCGCGACGATCGGGCCGGCGGGTCCGGCATGGCCGCAAAGCCGTCAGACGGTCGAGATACGGGGCCATCAACAGCCGCTGCACATCTACGGGTCTCCGCAAGGCGCCCCTGTCATCGTGTCGAGCGGCGATGGCGGATGGATTCACTTGGCACCTCATGTCGCCGAGACGCTTGCCGCGCGCGGGTTCTACGTCGTCGGATTCGATGCGAAGATCTACCTCTCCAGCTTTACGTCGGAGCGGTCGACACTCAGACCCGAAGACGAACCGGCCGATTACCGGGTCCTGACCGACTTCGCGACGAAGGCCACGGGGAAGAGACCCATTCTGATCGGCGTCTCCGAAGGCGCCGGTCTGTCGGTGCTCGCGGCGACCGATCCGGACACAAGGCGCGGCATTGCCGGTGTCATCGGCCTTGGTCTGCCCGACGTCAACGAGCTTGGCTGGCGCTGGAAGGACTCGCTGATCTACCTCACGCACCGGGCCCCCGACGAGCCCTCGTTCAGCGCGGCTGCGGTCGTCACGCGGGTCGCGCCGCTGCCGCTGGCGGCCATCCACTCCACCCGCGACGAGTTCGTGCCGGTCAGCGAAGTCGAGCGAGTCCTGAAGGCGGCCCATGAGCCGAAGCGGCTCTGGATCGTCAACGCGTCGAACCATCGCTTCAGCGACAATCTCGGCGACTTCGACCGAACGCTGCTCGAGGCCGTCGCCTGGGTGTACGCGCACGCTCCGCGGTGA
- the mprF gene encoding bifunctional lysylphosphatidylglycerol flippase/synthetase MprF codes for MLARLRAAVPALVGVLLFFAALEVLRTELRAVTWHGLATDVSNIPRWHVAFAVLLTAVNYAVLTGYDFLAFAYLGKRLPPRHVAMASFLAYAISNNVGFAMLSGASIRYRFYTRWGISAEELSRIVFSYVVTFWLGLLLIGGLSLARSPLPGDLGVPMASMVAPIGWLLMLISIGYVAAAALRLGPIRLRRLELPLPSATLALAQLAISVLDWTIAAAVLYLLLPSGAVPFLALLGAFLASQLLGLASHVPGGMGVFEGLMVLLLKPFIPSTALVPALIAYRAVYYLLPLSIAAIGLVADELHQRRSQAARVGAALGWLTEQLTPRVLAAFTFLAGVVLLASGATPAAPGRLSFLDRVLPIGVIELSHFAGSVVGAVLLLLSQGLARRLDAAYVLTAVALAGGMLASLLKGADYEEAIVLAAVLVVLWRAQPAFDRRASLFDTKFSPGWIMAVIAAVGASLWLGLFAFKHVEYSNDLWWQFELHGEASRMLRATVGACITLLLFALARLFGYAPHEAPKPTDAELHAAAAVIAAQTGTFPNLVFLRDKALLFDDDRSAFVMYGVQGRTWAALGDPVGPRDRVGALVRRFLERCDDFGGVPVFYEVSPEHLHHYADVGLTFVKLGEEARVDLTTFTIEGGRGKKRRYALARLEKERGSFRVLPAEQVTRVMDQLRAVSDDWLARHAAAEKGFSLGFFAPDYIARFPVAVIERDGRIVAFANLWEGGRRVELSVDLMRYDQHAPKEVMDALFAHVMLWGRAQGYRWFSLGMAPLSGFEQSPVAPLWNRLASFLYEHGEAVYNFQGLRAFKEKFDPVWEPRYLAYPGGLRLPRVLADVSALIAGGYRRIFFQ; via the coding sequence ATGCTCGCACGGCTCCGCGCCGCGGTCCCTGCCCTCGTTGGCGTGCTGCTGTTCTTCGCGGCGCTGGAGGTGTTGCGGACGGAACTGCGGGCGGTCACGTGGCATGGACTGGCGACGGACGTGTCGAACATTCCACGCTGGCACGTCGCATTCGCCGTCCTGTTGACGGCCGTCAACTACGCAGTCCTGACCGGCTACGACTTTCTTGCCTTTGCCTATCTCGGCAAGCGTCTGCCGCCGCGCCATGTCGCGATGGCGTCGTTCCTCGCCTACGCGATCTCGAACAACGTGGGGTTCGCGATGCTGTCGGGGGCCTCCATTCGCTACCGGTTCTACACGCGATGGGGGATCTCCGCAGAAGAGCTGTCGCGAATCGTCTTTTCGTACGTGGTCACGTTCTGGCTCGGTCTCCTGCTGATCGGCGGTCTCAGTCTCGCGCGAAGTCCGTTGCCGGGCGACCTGGGCGTTCCGATGGCGTCCATGGTGGCACCGATTGGGTGGCTGCTGATGCTGATCAGCATCGGCTATGTCGCGGCCGCCGCGCTCCGACTGGGCCCGATCCGGCTTCGGCGTCTCGAACTCCCGCTTCCATCGGCGACGCTGGCACTGGCGCAGCTCGCGATCTCGGTTCTGGACTGGACGATCGCAGCGGCGGTCCTCTACCTGCTGCTGCCGTCCGGCGCTGTCCCGTTTCTCGCCCTGCTCGGTGCGTTCCTGGCCTCGCAGCTCCTCGGCCTTGCCAGTCACGTTCCCGGCGGCATGGGCGTGTTCGAAGGACTGATGGTGCTGCTCCTGAAACCCTTCATCCCGTCGACGGCTCTCGTGCCCGCGCTGATTGCCTATCGTGCCGTGTACTACCTGCTTCCCCTGTCGATCGCCGCAATCGGGCTCGTGGCCGACGAGCTCCATCAGCGGCGGTCGCAAGCGGCGCGGGTCGGTGCGGCGCTCGGATGGTTGACCGAGCAGCTGACGCCGCGGGTGCTCGCCGCATTCACCTTCCTGGCGGGGGTGGTCCTGCTGGCGTCGGGCGCCACGCCGGCTGCGCCAGGCCGCCTGAGCTTCCTCGATCGCGTGCTGCCCATTGGTGTGATTGAGCTCTCCCATTTCGCGGGCAGTGTCGTCGGGGCGGTTCTGTTACTGCTCTCGCAGGGACTCGCGCGCCGGCTCGACGCCGCCTACGTGCTCACCGCCGTCGCGCTCGCCGGCGGCATGCTGGCATCGCTCCTCAAGGGTGCGGACTACGAAGAGGCGATCGTCCTCGCCGCGGTCCTGGTCGTACTCTGGCGCGCGCAGCCGGCCTTTGATCGCCGGGCGTCGCTGTTCGATACGAAGTTCTCACCGGGCTGGATCATGGCCGTCATCGCGGCGGTCGGCGCGTCACTCTGGCTCGGGCTGTTCGCCTTCAAGCACGTCGAGTATTCGAACGACCTGTGGTGGCAGTTCGAGTTGCACGGCGAAGCGTCCCGCATGCTGCGCGCGACGGTTGGCGCGTGCATCACCCTGCTCCTCTTCGCCCTTGCGCGCCTGTTCGGGTACGCCCCGCACGAGGCGCCGAAGCCGACCGATGCCGAGCTGCACGCCGCCGCCGCCGTGATCGCTGCACAGACAGGGACGTTCCCGAACCTCGTCTTCCTGCGTGACAAGGCGCTCCTCTTCGACGACGACCGGTCTGCGTTCGTGATGTACGGCGTGCAGGGCCGCACCTGGGCGGCGCTGGGCGACCCGGTGGGGCCACGGGATCGGGTCGGCGCTCTCGTTCGACGCTTTCTGGAACGCTGTGACGACTTCGGCGGGGTGCCAGTGTTCTATGAAGTCTCGCCCGAGCATCTGCACCACTACGCCGACGTCGGATTGACGTTCGTCAAGCTCGGCGAGGAGGCGCGCGTCGACCTGACGACCTTCACGATCGAAGGCGGCCGCGGCAAGAAGCGTCGATACGCCCTCGCACGGCTCGAGAAGGAACGGGGCTCGTTCCGAGTGCTGCCGGCCGAACAGGTGACGCGGGTGATGGATCAGCTGCGCGCCGTCTCGGATGACTGGCTCGCGCGGCATGCCGCGGCCGAGAAGGGGTTCTCCCTCGGGTTCTTTGCGCCTGACTATATCGCGCGGTTTCCGGTCGCGGTCATCGAGCGCGACGGTCGGATCGTCGCATTCGCCAACCTCTGGGAGGGCGGACGGCGGGTCGAACTCTCGGTGGATCTCATGCGCTACGACCAGCACGCACCCAAAGAGGTCATGGACGCGCTCTTCGCGCACGTGATGCTGTGGGGCAGGGCGCAGGGCTACCGATGGTTCTCGCTGGGCATGGCCCCGCTCTCGGGGTTCGAACAGTCACCCGTGGCGCCGTTGTGGAATCGACTCGCGTCGTTTCTCTACGAGCACGGCGAGGCCGTCTACAACTTCCAGGGGCTGCGCGCCTTCAAAGAGAAGTTCGATCCCGTGTGGGAACCGCGATATCTTGCCTATCCGGGCGGTCTTCGACTGCCACGCGTGCTCGCAGATGTCTCGGCCCTCATCGCCGGCGGGTATCGCCGGATCTTCTTCCAGTGA